One window of the Pseudomonas sp. S04 genome contains the following:
- a CDS encoding phytanoyl-CoA dioxygenase family protein: MNEMTRFADAGFTCPISAEAVQAYQSQGAVCIRNAFTPEQISQLTAGIEANLAAPSPRAKVASSASDPGWFFEDFCNWQENRDYRDFIFNSALGPIAGALLGSQQVRLHHDHLLVKEPNTRQRTPWHQDQPYYNISGSDTVSFWIPVDPVPRAATLEFIGGSHKGPWLMPRSFMDSQAKWFAEGTLGELPDIENHREDFPILGWELAPGDMVCFNMLTLHASSGVGGKNRRRAFSVRVIGDDVRHAPRPWATSPDFPGLREALAADVPMEHELFPPLWQRQLQR; encoded by the coding sequence ATGAACGAAATGACCCGATTTGCCGATGCCGGCTTTACCTGCCCCATCAGCGCAGAGGCGGTGCAGGCCTACCAGAGCCAGGGCGCCGTGTGCATCCGCAACGCTTTTACCCCAGAACAAATCAGCCAGTTGACCGCGGGCATCGAGGCCAACCTGGCCGCTCCCAGCCCACGGGCCAAGGTCGCCAGCAGTGCCAGCGACCCGGGCTGGTTCTTCGAGGACTTCTGCAACTGGCAGGAAAACCGCGACTACCGCGACTTCATCTTCAACTCGGCGCTGGGGCCGATCGCCGGAGCCTTGCTCGGCAGCCAGCAGGTGCGCTTGCACCATGACCACTTGCTGGTCAAGGAGCCCAACACCCGCCAACGTACCCCCTGGCACCAGGACCAGCCGTACTACAACATCAGCGGTTCGGACACCGTGAGCTTCTGGATTCCGGTCGACCCGGTGCCCAGGGCCGCGACCCTGGAATTCATCGGCGGCTCGCACAAGGGCCCGTGGCTGATGCCGCGCTCGTTCATGGACAGCCAGGCCAAATGGTTTGCCGAGGGCACCCTGGGCGAATTGCCCGACATCGAGAATCACCGCGAGGATTTCCCGATCCTCGGCTGGGAGCTGGCGCCTGGGGACATGGTGTGCTTCAACATGCTGACCCTGCATGCGTCCTCAGGGGTGGGCGGAAAAAATCGGCGGCGGGCGTTTTCGGTGCGGGTGATCGGTGATGACGTGCGCCATGCCCCGCGACCCTGGGCGACGTCCCCGGATTTTCCGGGGCTGCGCGAGGCACTGGCCGCCGATGTGCCGATGGAGCACGAACTGTTTCCGCCCCTTTGGCAGCGCCAGCTGCAGCGATAA
- a CDS encoding ABC transporter substrate-binding protein: protein MQLLKLRYRALLLGVLFAPLAQAQPVIKFGVDPSYPPFEQKQPDGSLSGFDIDLGNALCAELQVKCIWVEQNFDGMVPALKARKFDAILSAFSATAARRQQVDFSDKIYTAPSSLVARKDSGLLPTAASLKGKSVGVVQGTLHEAFARAQWGNQGVNIHTYQTQDQVFSDLINGRLDATFQASVQADAGLLQKPQGQDFAFAGEPITDKSIIGDGVAIGIRKNEPELKQQLNTALASIRQSGEYEQIAKKYFNFDIYGE from the coding sequence ATGCAACTCTTGAAACTTCGCTACCGCGCCCTGTTGCTCGGCGTACTGTTCGCGCCGCTGGCCCAGGCCCAACCGGTGATCAAATTTGGCGTCGACCCGAGTTACCCTCCGTTCGAACAAAAGCAGCCGGATGGCTCGCTGAGCGGTTTTGATATCGACCTGGGCAACGCCCTGTGTGCCGAATTGCAAGTCAAGTGCATCTGGGTCGAGCAGAATTTCGACGGCATGGTCCCGGCCTTGAAGGCACGCAAGTTCGACGCCATCCTGTCGGCCTTCAGCGCCACCGCCGCGCGCCGCCAGCAGGTGGACTTCAGCGACAAGATCTACACCGCACCGTCGTCGCTGGTGGCCAGGAAAGACAGCGGGCTGCTGCCCACCGCCGCCTCCCTCAAGGGCAAGTCCGTGGGGGTGGTGCAAGGCACCCTGCATGAAGCCTTCGCCCGCGCGCAGTGGGGCAACCAGGGCGTCAACATCCATACCTACCAGACCCAGGACCAGGTGTTTTCCGACCTGATCAACGGGCGCCTGGATGCCACCTTCCAGGCTTCGGTGCAGGCCGATGCCGGGCTGCTGCAAAAACCCCAAGGCCAGGACTTTGCCTTTGCCGGCGAGCCGATCACCGACAAAAGCATCATTGGCGACGGCGTGGCCATCGGCATCCGCAAGAACGAACCCGAGCTCAAGCAGCAACTGAACACCGCCCTGGCCAGCATCCGCCAGTCCGGCGAATACGAGCAGATCGCCAAGAAGTACTTCAACTTCGACATTTACGGTGAGTGA
- a CDS encoding M20 aminoacylase family protein, with the protein MTQSLPLLQEIEQEMRALRHQIHANPELGYQEVETSALVAERLRQWGYQVTRGLAETGVIGTLKKGTSKRVIGIRADMDALPILEKTGLPYASRIPGKMHACGHDGHTVMLLAAAYALAHDHPFDGTVHLIFQPAEEGLAGARRMIQEGVLEQFPCDAVFAAHNMPGYPVGKLGFRAGPFMASADQVTVTIHGVGGHGAMPHLTVDPVVVCASIIMALQTIVSRNVSPQDMSVITVGSINAGKASNVIPDSAQMLISVRALNNTVRDRLESQIKQLIHAQAQAFGATADIHYSADYPLLVNDPQMTRFASQVATDWLGEAEVLNDIVPFNGSEDFAYFLQQVPGCYLIIGNGDGEKSCMAHDPRYDFNDDILLRGAGFWVKLTEAFLPLNP; encoded by the coding sequence ATGACCCAGTCCCTGCCGCTGTTGCAAGAAATCGAACAGGAGATGCGCGCGCTGCGCCATCAGATCCACGCCAACCCCGAACTCGGCTACCAGGAAGTCGAGACCAGCGCCCTGGTCGCCGAGCGCCTACGCCAGTGGGGATATCAGGTGACGCGCGGGCTGGCGGAGACCGGGGTGATCGGCACCCTGAAAAAAGGTACCAGCAAACGGGTGATCGGCATCCGCGCCGACATGGACGCGCTGCCGATCCTGGAGAAGACCGGCCTGCCGTATGCCAGCCGGATCCCGGGGAAGATGCACGCCTGTGGGCACGACGGGCACACAGTGATGCTGTTGGCGGCGGCCTATGCCCTGGCCCATGACCACCCGTTCGATGGCACCGTGCATTTGATTTTCCAGCCGGCCGAGGAGGGCTTGGCGGGTGCCCGGCGGATGATTCAGGAGGGGGTGCTGGAACAGTTCCCCTGTGACGCGGTGTTCGCGGCGCACAACATGCCCGGCTACCCGGTGGGCAAATTGGGTTTTCGCGCCGGACCGTTCATGGCCTCCGCCGACCAGGTCACGGTGACCATCCACGGCGTGGGTGGCCACGGCGCGATGCCCCATCTGACCGTGGACCCGGTGGTGGTCTGCGCGAGCATCATCATGGCCTTGCAGACCATCGTCTCGCGCAATGTCTCGCCCCAGGACATGAGCGTGATCACCGTCGGCTCGATCAACGCCGGCAAGGCCTCCAACGTGATCCCCGACAGCGCACAGATGCTGATTTCGGTGCGGGCGCTGAACAACACCGTCCGCGACCGCCTCGAAAGCCAGATCAAGCAACTGATCCACGCCCAGGCCCAGGCATTCGGCGCGACCGCCGATATCCACTACAGTGCCGACTACCCGCTGCTGGTCAATGATCCCCAGATGACCCGCTTCGCCAGCCAGGTAGCCACCGACTGGCTGGGTGAGGCCGAGGTCCTGAACGACATAGTGCCCTTCAACGGCAGCGAGGATTTCGCCTACTTCCTGCAGCAGGTCCCTGGCTGTTACCTGATCATCGGCAACGGCGACGGGGAAAAAAGCTGCATGGCCCACGACCCGCGCTACGACTTCAACGACGACATCCTGCTTCGGGGTGCCGGTTTCTGGGTCAAGCTGACCGAGGCCTTTTTACCGCTCAACCCTTGA
- a CDS encoding LysR family transcriptional regulator — MKFYQLNALVAVADAGSIRGAAKRLDTSPAAVTKAIQKLEADTATQLLIRNTSGIVFTELGKKLLIQARLLVAQMLNARQVLADNNGELVGRLSVAVTPWLAMTLMPKAVVRFRQLFPQVQLELYEGLSSVACPLLRDASVDLFIGRLDTRFSSTDLTYLPLFTADCAVVARREHPLADSRRMEDLAAADWIMASQQDGTISTQGHVHFAHSLSIILSLLRETDMLSVFPWPLVELCAQREGLCALPLREPVGSASVGAISRSGQPLRPAAERFLECLIETIHFEMGHAHSPYRRMLQTVDLLV; from the coding sequence ATGAAGTTCTATCAACTCAATGCACTGGTGGCCGTGGCCGACGCGGGCAGCATCCGTGGCGCCGCCAAGCGCCTGGACACCTCGCCGGCCGCGGTGACCAAGGCGATCCAGAAGCTTGAAGCCGACACCGCGACCCAGTTGCTGATCCGCAACACCTCGGGGATCGTGTTTACCGAACTGGGCAAGAAGCTGTTGATCCAGGCCCGCCTGCTGGTGGCGCAGATGCTCAACGCACGCCAGGTGCTGGCCGACAACAACGGCGAACTGGTGGGACGTTTGTCGGTGGCGGTGACCCCCTGGCTGGCGATGACGCTGATGCCCAAGGCGGTGGTGCGCTTTCGCCAGTTGTTCCCGCAGGTGCAACTGGAACTGTATGAGGGGCTGTCATCGGTGGCCTGCCCGCTGCTGCGCGATGCCAGTGTCGACCTGTTCATCGGGCGCCTGGACACGCGTTTCTCCAGCACCGACCTGACCTACCTGCCGCTGTTCACCGCCGACTGTGCGGTGGTGGCCCGCCGGGAACACCCGCTGGCGGACAGCCGGCGCATGGAGGACCTGGCGGCGGCCGACTGGATCATGGCGTCGCAGCAAGACGGCACGATCTCCACCCAGGGCCATGTGCACTTCGCCCATTCGCTGTCGATCATCCTCAGCCTGCTGCGCGAAACCGATATGCTCAGCGTCTTTCCCTGGCCGCTGGTGGAGCTCTGCGCACAACGCGAAGGCCTGTGCGCCCTGCCCTTGCGCGAGCCGGTGGGCAGCGCATCGGTCGGTGCCATCAGCCGCAGCGGACAACCCCTGCGGCCAGCGGCGGAGCGGTTCCTGGAATGCCTGATCGAAACCATCCACTTCGAGATGGGCCACGCCCACTCGCCGTATCGACGTATGTTGCAGACCGTCGATTTGCTGGTTTGA
- a CDS encoding sensor domain-containing diguanylate cyclase has protein sequence MPVDLQALYPKLIHLMLDTVFVVDRDNQIAFVSDACETLLGYRADELIGTPITDYMHPDDLAATRASIVRVMNGRPHVDFRNRYLRKDGAIVHILWAAFWSEEVGARIGVARDVTALWQAEEELRFLAHHDPLTQLTNRSLFNDRLDSALHAAHRHQSTLALLFLDINDFKQINDIHGHAAGDRVLCAIARRLQACVRETDTVARMGGDEFTVLLTDIQSPDAVAHKVEQILAAMAEPLGAEFGAISTPSCSIGVACYPADGQDADTLLSHADGEMYRVKRYRSATARS, from the coding sequence ATGCCCGTAGACCTGCAAGCGCTCTATCCCAAACTGATCCATCTGATGCTGGACACGGTGTTTGTCGTCGACCGGGATAACCAGATTGCGTTTGTCAGCGATGCCTGCGAGACGCTGCTGGGTTACCGCGCCGATGAGCTGATCGGCACCCCGATCACCGACTATATGCACCCTGACGACCTGGCGGCCACCCGGGCTTCGATTGTCCGGGTCATGAATGGCCGGCCCCATGTCGATTTCCGCAACCGCTATCTGCGCAAGGATGGCGCTATCGTCCACATCCTGTGGGCGGCGTTCTGGTCCGAGGAGGTGGGCGCGCGGATCGGCGTCGCTCGAGACGTGACGGCCCTGTGGCAGGCCGAGGAGGAGTTACGGTTCCTCGCCCATCATGATCCGCTGACCCAACTGACTAATCGTTCGCTGTTCAATGATCGGCTGGACTCAGCGCTGCACGCCGCCCACCGGCACCAGAGCACGCTGGCGTTGCTGTTTCTGGACATCAACGACTTCAAGCAGATCAACGATATCCATGGCCACGCCGCCGGCGATCGGGTGCTCTGTGCGATCGCTCGCCGACTGCAAGCGTGCGTCCGCGAGACCGACACGGTGGCGCGGATGGGCGGTGATGAGTTCACGGTGCTGTTGACCGATATCCAGTCGCCGGACGCGGTGGCGCACAAGGTGGAGCAGATTCTCGCGGCCATGGCTGAGCCGCTGGGTGCCGAGTTTGGTGCGATCAGCACGCCGTCGTGCAGCATCGGCGTGGCCTGCTATCCCGCCGACGGCCAAGATGCCGATACGCTGCTCAGCCATGCGGATGGTGAGATGTACCGGGTCAAGAGGTACAGGTCTGCAACGGCGAGATCCTGA
- a CDS encoding DUF2938 domain-containing protein — MGVGEALLRILLVGMGATLIMDLSAFIQARLLGLASLDYGLVGRWLGHMVRGRFWHASIVTAPRVRHERLLGWVFHYLTGCFFATLLVGVQGLAWLHNPTLLPALVAGLVSVIAPFFILQPAFGLGIAASRTAAPNVARRRSVIAHLTFGVGLFVAGWLLLQGFPAGY, encoded by the coding sequence ATGGGAGTAGGGGAGGCGCTACTGCGCATTCTGTTGGTTGGCATGGGGGCGACGTTGATCATGGACTTGTCGGCGTTTATCCAGGCGCGGTTATTGGGCTTGGCGTCGCTGGACTACGGGCTCGTCGGGCGGTGGTTGGGGCACATGGTGCGAGGCCGCTTTTGGCACGCCTCGATTGTGACGGCGCCCCGAGTCAGGCATGAACGCCTGTTGGGTTGGGTGTTTCACTACCTCACCGGGTGTTTCTTCGCCACGCTGCTGGTTGGTGTCCAAGGACTCGCTTGGCTCCACAACCCCACGCTGCTGCCCGCATTGGTGGCGGGCCTGGTCAGTGTGATTGCGCCGTTTTTCATCCTGCAGCCCGCATTCGGCCTGGGCATCGCCGCTTCGCGAACCGCGGCGCCGAATGTGGCGAGGCGCAGGAGTGTGATCGCGCACCTGACGTTCGGTGTTGGGCTCTTTGTGGCGGGGTGGTTGTTGCTGCAGGGGTTTCCTGCGGGGTACTAG
- a CDS encoding helix-turn-helix domain-containing protein, with amino-acid sequence MKEMEIGEVARRSGLPASTLRYYEEKGLIRSIGRRGLSRVFGADVLQQLSLIALGQSAAFSLDDIATMLDAEGQPAIDHQRLAQKADELDRTIERLSAIRDELRRAASCPAPRHIECPKFQDMLSAAGKLETRNRAGKGRSLPNVRQPALGEN; translated from the coding sequence ATGAAAGAGATGGAAATCGGTGAAGTGGCACGTCGTTCCGGCCTGCCGGCTTCAACCCTGCGCTACTACGAAGAAAAAGGCCTGATCCGCTCGATCGGTCGCCGTGGCTTGAGCCGCGTGTTCGGCGCGGATGTACTCCAGCAGTTGTCATTGATCGCCCTCGGGCAATCAGCGGCGTTTTCCCTGGACGACATCGCCACCATGCTGGACGCCGAGGGCCAGCCCGCCATTGATCACCAGCGCCTGGCACAAAAGGCCGACGAACTGGACCGCACCATCGAACGCCTTAGCGCCATACGCGACGAGCTTCGCCGTGCAGCATCCTGCCCTGCTCCGCGGCATATTGAATGTCCAAAGTTTCAGGACATGTTGAGTGCTGCTGGGAAACTGGAGACCAGGAATAGAGCAGGTAAAGGAAGGTCGCTGCCTAACGTTCGCCAACCCGCACTCGGAGAAAATTAA
- a CDS encoding glycosyltransferase, translating into MGTFNAESKPLFSIVLVNYKTLDLTKVCLDLLSAHAQKAGIAVWVVDNGSADASTEYLRSLDWINLIERKSLTPEPGHIAHGNALDMALEKVDTDYVFLLHTDTFVFDPQVFTMMLEHCRQDPTVVAVGCTEQLNRGVPRTLWRFTSRLAKHHFRRLKLSLGLRSRDPKPYRETHLKSFCTLWNSKIIKQHGLHFQLDERVPGYALQDGLIDIGYKVVFLSPRKIFKYLDHIQAGTVAAGGGYGQHHRRTKMYENILKRFNTLNTPTA; encoded by the coding sequence ATGGGCACCTTTAACGCGGAGTCGAAACCCCTTTTCAGTATCGTTCTGGTGAATTACAAGACCCTGGATTTGACCAAGGTCTGCCTGGATCTTTTATCTGCACATGCACAAAAAGCCGGCATTGCGGTATGGGTAGTCGATAACGGATCTGCGGATGCCAGCACTGAGTATTTGCGCTCACTCGATTGGATCAACTTGATTGAACGCAAGTCGCTCACCCCAGAGCCAGGCCACATTGCCCACGGCAACGCCCTGGATATGGCGCTGGAAAAGGTTGATACCGATTACGTGTTTCTGCTGCATACAGATACATTCGTTTTCGATCCACAGGTATTTACGATGATGCTGGAGCACTGTCGTCAAGATCCGACAGTCGTCGCCGTCGGTTGTACTGAGCAACTCAATCGAGGAGTGCCCAGGACACTTTGGCGATTCACTTCGCGCCTGGCGAAACATCATTTCAGGCGCCTGAAGCTGTCGCTAGGTTTGCGCTCCAGAGATCCGAAACCTTACAGGGAAACCCACCTGAAGAGCTTTTGTACGCTTTGGAACAGCAAAATCATCAAGCAGCACGGCTTGCATTTTCAGCTCGATGAGCGAGTACCTGGCTATGCATTGCAGGACGGGCTGATCGATATCGGCTACAAGGTTGTGTTTCTTTCACCGCGAAAAATCTTCAAGTATCTGGACCACATCCAGGCGGGAACGGTCGCTGCCGGCGGTGGTTATGGTCAACATCACCGACGCACAAAGATGTACGAAAATATTCTCAAACGCTTCAATACGTTGAACACGCCCACAGCCTGA
- a CDS encoding sigma-70 family RNA polymerase sigma factor yields the protein MSSVDHSQQHAVQTLYENHHQWLCGWLRQRLGCVDNAADLAQDTFIRVLTQRKAPELREPRAYLSTIARSLMIDMFRRRSLEQAYLETLALSPEPIDISPETRTLIIETLMEIDRLLDGLGGRTREIFLLAQLDGLSYVEIGRRLNVSVNTVKKHAVRALTHCLLLADD from the coding sequence ATGTCCTCTGTCGACCACTCTCAACAACATGCCGTGCAGACGCTCTACGAGAATCACCATCAGTGGCTCTGTGGCTGGTTACGCCAGCGGCTTGGCTGTGTCGACAACGCGGCGGACCTGGCCCAGGACACGTTCATCCGGGTACTGACGCAACGCAAGGCGCCTGAATTGCGTGAGCCTCGCGCCTACTTGAGCACCATTGCGCGCAGTTTGATGATCGATATGTTCCGCCGTCGGTCCCTGGAACAGGCGTACCTGGAAACCCTCGCGCTCAGCCCCGAACCGATCGATATCTCGCCTGAAACCCGCACCCTGATCATCGAAACCCTGATGGAAATCGACCGCCTGCTCGATGGCCTGGGTGGGCGCACCCGTGAGATTTTCCTGTTGGCACAGCTCGACGGGCTGAGCTACGTGGAGATCGGCCGACGCCTGAACGTCTCGGTGAACACGGTCAAGAAACACGCGGTGCGCGCCCTCACGCATTGCCTGCTGTTGGCAGACGACTGA
- a CDS encoding FecR domain-containing protein — protein MRPLALDHATLEAAARWYVDLRTEVPDAAIREAHRRWLECDPRHVQAWERLTRLQDKLGQVAPGIARPTLTSARAKRRDVLKVLSIVLAAGGAGSLAWNTTPLPTLMADQRTATGERRRVLLDDGSLVRLNTATAVDIRYSASLREIHLLSGEIQIETAPDQQARPFIVHTPSGSIRALGTRFVVRYDAQRTRVSVQEHAVEVRSANSLGPAVRVDAGQQLDFDSNDTGTAQRSSPQVDAWTRDMLVIDDWRLEDFITELQRYRPGHLGCAPAVADLRISGAFHLGSSDAILDNLTSTLPVRLRRFSRYWTRVEAI, from the coding sequence GTGCGCCCGCTCGCCTTGGATCACGCGACACTCGAAGCCGCAGCGCGCTGGTACGTCGACTTGCGTACAGAAGTGCCCGACGCCGCCATCCGAGAAGCACACCGACGCTGGCTGGAGTGTGACCCTCGCCATGTCCAGGCATGGGAGCGCCTGACCCGCCTGCAGGACAAACTCGGCCAGGTCGCACCGGGTATCGCCCGGCCGACACTGACCAGTGCCCGGGCCAAACGCCGTGACGTGCTCAAGGTCCTGTCGATTGTCTTGGCGGCTGGCGGGGCTGGTTCGCTGGCCTGGAACACAACACCCTTGCCGACCCTGATGGCCGACCAGCGGACCGCCACCGGCGAACGGCGTCGGGTGCTCCTGGATGACGGCAGCCTGGTGCGACTCAATACCGCGACCGCAGTGGACATTCGCTACAGCGCGAGCTTGCGCGAAATCCACCTGCTCAGCGGTGAGATCCAGATCGAGACTGCGCCAGACCAACAGGCACGGCCCTTTATCGTGCATACCCCATCGGGCAGCATTCGCGCCCTGGGCACCCGCTTCGTGGTGCGCTACGACGCGCAGCGCACGCGGGTCAGCGTGCAGGAACATGCGGTCGAGGTGCGCAGCGCAAACAGTCTCGGTCCGGCCGTGCGAGTGGATGCCGGGCAGCAGCTCGACTTCGACAGCAATGATACCGGCACGGCGCAGCGCTCCAGTCCCCAGGTCGACGCCTGGACCCGCGACATGCTGGTGATCGATGACTGGCGCCTGGAAGATTTCATCACCGAATTGCAGCGTTACCGTCCAGGTCATCTGGGCTGCGCTCCAGCGGTCGCCGACCTGCGGATTTCCGGCGCGTTTCACCTCGGTAGCAGCGATGCCATCCTCGATAACCTGACCTCGACCCTGCCCGTGCGGCTGCGGCGTTTCAGCCGTTATTGGACACGCGTCGAAGCCATTTGA
- a CDS encoding TonB-dependent siderophore receptor: MIPRTPQLRKVFRKSAVKPLNRAVHIALLGMALALPLGTVLIAQPAWAQTNIETSFDIPAGALGSALTQFAATAGVTISFDPVHASGQKTAGLRGRYTTDAGLQKLLAGSSLQAVLLPSGSYSLLPRVPGAALQLGATTISGQAIESAYGPVDGYVATRSATATKTDTPILEIPQAINVVTADQVAVQGARNLTQALRYTPGLSTGGFTDRNVIADEITSRGFAPTPLYFDGAYVPYAGSLGGAPQIDPYTLERIEVLKGPSSVLFGQNQPGGLINLVSKRPTSEQRSQVKLGAGSYNRVNGAFDTSGPLDDQKAFTYRVVGLAKKGNEQVAHTNTERMLLAPSLTWTPTDDTSLTLLAQIQRDDGLADYQALPRVGSLDRGPTGQKIKRDFFSGDSRYNDYKRDQYILGYDFSHNLSEDLTYRSTARYTDVRDQYKGFYLRSFVTDDAGVVDQTQANRVKLDWRQHNIAYTVDNNLEYKFNTGALEHTTLAGVDYRHFSRKYDGYNAYNVLPVDLYGKNNYDTASVTPVLDTKWDNTIRQTGAYLQDQIRLDKWILTIGGRQDWAEIDNKDLLAHTVTSQRDNQFTGRVGLTYVTDFGLAPYVSYSESFLPTLGTAAPERGGKAFDPTEGEQYEVGVKYQPYDKTLITASVFQVKQKNVLTGDTEYPQYSAQNGEVRSRGIELEAKSSLDNVDVMAAATYIDSFYTKSTYGDQGNRSEATAPVSASLWVDYHFTQATIDGLTFGAGARYTGRKPGDSANSFDVPAFVVYDTTVSYDLGKLDTGLRGVRTSLNVQNVFDREYVSDCNYAFGCYYGQERVASVELTYDW, translated from the coding sequence ATGATCCCCCGCACCCCCCAGCTGCGCAAAGTCTTCCGCAAGTCTGCCGTCAAACCCCTGAACCGCGCGGTGCATATCGCGCTGCTGGGAATGGCGCTCGCCTTGCCACTGGGTACGGTACTGATTGCACAGCCTGCCTGGGCACAGACCAACATTGAAACCAGCTTTGATATTCCGGCCGGAGCCCTGGGTTCGGCACTCACCCAGTTCGCCGCGACTGCTGGCGTGACGATCTCGTTCGATCCGGTTCACGCCAGCGGGCAGAAGACCGCCGGGCTGCGCGGCCGCTACACCACCGATGCCGGCCTGCAGAAGCTGCTGGCCGGTAGCAGCTTGCAAGCGGTTCTCCTGCCGAGCGGCAGCTACTCGCTGCTGCCAAGGGTGCCGGGCGCTGCGCTGCAGTTAGGTGCTACCACTATTTCCGGCCAGGCCATCGAGTCGGCCTATGGACCGGTCGACGGTTATGTCGCCACCCGCAGCGCCACCGCGACCAAGACCGATACACCGATCCTGGAAATCCCCCAGGCGATCAACGTGGTGACGGCCGATCAGGTCGCCGTGCAGGGCGCACGCAACCTGACCCAGGCCCTGCGCTATACGCCGGGCTTGAGCACTGGCGGTTTCACCGACCGCAATGTTATCGCCGACGAGATCACCAGCCGAGGTTTTGCCCCGACCCCGTTGTACTTCGATGGCGCCTACGTGCCTTATGCCGGCAGCCTGGGCGGGGCTCCGCAAATCGACCCCTACACCCTGGAGCGCATTGAGGTGCTCAAGGGCCCCTCCTCCGTGCTGTTCGGGCAGAACCAGCCGGGCGGCCTTATCAACCTGGTGTCCAAGCGACCCACCAGCGAACAGCGCAGCCAGGTCAAGCTCGGCGCGGGCAGTTACAACCGGGTCAATGGTGCATTCGACACCAGCGGCCCGCTCGACGACCAGAAGGCATTCACCTATCGCGTGGTGGGCCTGGCGAAGAAAGGCAATGAGCAGGTCGCGCACACCAATACCGAACGCATGCTGCTGGCGCCCAGCCTGACCTGGACGCCCACTGACGACACGTCGTTGACCCTGCTGGCGCAAATCCAGCGCGACGATGGCCTGGCCGATTATCAGGCGCTGCCGCGGGTTGGCTCCCTGGATCGCGGTCCGACTGGCCAGAAAATCAAACGGGATTTTTTCTCCGGGGATTCGCGCTACAACGACTACAAGCGCGACCAGTACATCTTGGGCTATGACTTCAGCCACAACCTCAGCGAAGACCTGACGTACCGGTCCACTGCGCGCTACACCGACGTACGTGACCAGTACAAAGGCTTCTACCTGCGCAGCTTCGTCACCGATGATGCCGGTGTGGTTGATCAGACCCAGGCCAATCGCGTCAAGCTGGACTGGCGCCAGCACAACATCGCCTACACCGTCGATAACAACCTGGAATACAAATTCAACACCGGCGCCCTGGAGCACACCACGCTGGCCGGGGTCGACTATCGTCACTTCAGCCGCAAGTACGACGGCTACAACGCCTACAACGTGTTGCCGGTCGACCTTTACGGCAAGAACAACTACGACACCGCAAGCGTAACCCCGGTGCTCGATACCAAGTGGGACAACACCATTCGCCAGACGGGTGCGTACCTGCAGGACCAGATCAGGCTGGACAAGTGGATCCTCACCATCGGCGGCCGCCAGGACTGGGCGGAAATCGACAACAAGGACCTGCTGGCCCATACCGTCACGTCACAACGGGACAACCAGTTCACGGGGCGAGTGGGCCTGACCTACGTCACCGATTTCGGCCTGGCGCCCTATGTCAGTTATTCCGAGTCCTTCCTGCCGACCCTGGGCACTGCCGCACCCGAGCGCGGTGGCAAAGCCTTTGATCCAACTGAAGGCGAGCAGTACGAAGTCGGGGTGAAATATCAGCCGTACGACAAGACGCTGATCACTGCCTCGGTGTTCCAGGTCAAACAGAAAAACGTGCTGACGGGCGACACCGAGTACCCGCAATACTCGGCGCAGAATGGCGAAGTGCGCTCTCGTGGCATCGAACTGGAAGCCAAGTCCAGTCTCGATAATGTCGACGTCATGGCCGCGGCCACCTACATCGACTCCTTCTACACCAAAAGCACCTATGGCGATCAGGGTAACCGCAGCGAAGCCACGGCACCGGTCTCGGCCTCGCTGTGGGTGGATTATCATTTCACCCAGGCGACCATCGATGGCTTGACCTTCGGTGCTGGCGCCCGTTACACCGGACGCAAGCCGGGTGACTCGGCCAACTCCTTCGACGTGCCGGCCTTCGTGGTCTACGACACCACGGTCAGCTATGACCTGGGCAAGCTGGACACCGGCCTGCGCGGCGTGCGCACCAGCCTCAACGTGCAGAACGTCTTCGACCGAGAGTACGTCTCGGACTGTAACTATGCGTTCGGCTGCTACTACGGTCAGGAGCGAGTGGCGTCGGTGGAATTGACCTACGACTGGTGA
- a CDS encoding DUF6429 family protein → MKYDESLIEEAVLALLVTFSADNGNTWKGYDFEITNRLQEHGFIRDPVNKSKSIWLTPEGMERGRQIADRLFGVRTQAEHASNSGT, encoded by the coding sequence ATGAAATACGACGAAAGCTTGATTGAAGAAGCCGTTCTCGCCCTGTTGGTAACCTTCAGTGCGGATAACGGAAATACTTGGAAAGGGTACGATTTCGAGATCACGAACCGATTGCAAGAGCATGGATTCATCCGTGATCCGGTAAACAAGAGCAAATCCATCTGGTTGACGCCGGAAGGGATGGAACGAGGCCGCCAAATAGCCGATCGGCTGTTTGGGGTGAGAACTCAAGCGGAGCATGCCTCCAACTCGGGTACCTGA